The DNA region GGCTGGATTCGAATCACCCCAATCCGGGCTTGTGTTTTTTTAGTTGATTCGGGTATTGGCCCAGCCAGGGGGGGAAGGCAATCGAATTGTTTCTTTCGCCACTTGGTGTCCATCCTTAAATCAGCATCAGCAAAAAGATACAGCCCCAATGGCCCGCGACAAAATCCCCTCTCTTTGACTATGATTTAACTATATTAATTTGTTTTTAGATATGAACGGATTATGTTTGTTTAGTGGCTATAAACCACAATTAGTTAGCACGATATATGACTCTAAATATCGTATTTGCCAAAGTGCTGCTTGTATTTTTCAACTACCTTGCTTTACAGTAGCTTACGCTGATAAGATACTATAACGTCAAGTAGCGGCGGACGCCGATCCGCCGGGACACTGTGATCCCGGAACGAAGAAACGGAATCCAGACTATGTGGGAATAGCCAGCCCTGTCATTCCGGGAGAGTAGCGGTACGCGACGCGGAGAATCGGCATTCCCGGGTCTTAAAATGCGGCGCAGCCCTCCAATAGCACCCTGAAACTGCTTGCAAAAATAATACTTGACCAAATTGAACTGAAAAATCTGAATGATTTTTTTAATCTGTTTAACTTAATAGGATCATTACCGACATGGGGAAATTGCTCAAAAAGGACAAAAATATAGCACCTCACGTGGGCGCCATCATTCAGATTGCTTATCAATTGATGCCATCCGATCCCGGGGAATGTATCAGTCTGGCCAGGGGAAAAGCCGAAGCGATAAATGACCAGCAATCGATTTCCTGGATCGCATTGCAAACTGCCACTATCAGGTCATCACCGGCATTAGAAATGCAACCGGCGAACACGGACCGATGAAGGCCATCGATCACCCTCAATATCGACAGCCTGAGATATCCACCCGGGCTCTGAGGATACAATATTCCCATAACCAACTACAGGAGAATATCATGAAAACAAATCTCAAGTTTCTGTTGCCCCTGCTATTTTTGATAACAGCAGTAATACCCGTTTTTGCCGCTTTTCCCGGCAGCGGGACCCGGGAACAGAGCAGGGAAATTGATCTCATCCGCGAAAACAGCGAACTCAGCAGTGAAAACGGTGAGCTGGTCCGCGTGGATCCGGACAGCTATGAGCCGGATGACGACGCCGCCGATTACACATTGATAGACCCGACACCGTTCCTTGGTGCCCAAAACCACACCCTGCACTCCGGTACGGACCTGGACTGGTATCGCTTTTACGGTTATACGGACAGGAACTATCATTTCTACTCCACCGGCACCATCGACACGGACATCTATCTGTATCTGGATGATGGGACCACGCTGCTCGAATATAACTATGATGGCGGGGAAGGCACAAATTACGATCTGTACTTCACCCCACCCGCCAATGCTTACTACAAGATCAAGGTGGTCGGCTACAACGCTGTGGGAGCTTATGTGTTCTGTTATCACCTCGTAGCGGATCCGGGTCAGGCTCGGAATGACGCAGAGGCTCATGGTTTGTTTGTCCGGAGGACAGCAGACGGAAGGCGGTGGCTTCAGCCACCGTTCACCGCCCGGGGACCGACCCCCAAAAAGACGATGTCCGGTGCTTTCAAGCACCGGCAATACACCCGGTGATTCGCCCTTCGCGGCCTCCGGAGGTCACGTTTACGGCCTTTTCACCGGATACAGGGGGTGAACGTCAGCCGGCGGTTGAAACCGCCGGAGATCGTCTCTTTTTTTCCGCTGATAACCAGGAACGGTGGCTGAAGCCACCGCCTTCCGTCTTCTTCCCCTCGAGCTTTGGGCGGCGTTTCGCCGCGGCTCTGCTGTAGTCGATGCTCGTGCCTCGCTCGACTCCAGCTGGGTGAGCTATTCCCGCGAGGGCTGGATTCGATTCACCCCACCGACCAACAAGTTGTCCGGCGAGGGCCCCGAGGGGTCAAGCCCGGAATGACGTGGGTTCTTGGGGTGTGTTTTGAAGTGGATTCCGGGGCCCCAGTCGCTGGCGCGACTACCCCGGAATGACGGGCTGGGCGGAGCAGGGTTGTTTCTGGATTCGATTCACCCCACCGGCCAACAAGTTGTCCGGCGAGGACCCCGACGGGTCAAGCCCGGAATGACGTTGTTTCTTGGGGTGTGTTTTGAAGTGGATTCCGGGGCCCCAGTCGCTGGCGCGACTACCCCGGAATGACAGGCTGGGCGGAGCAGGGTTGTTTCTGGATTCGATTCACCCCACCGGCCAACAAGTTGTCCGGCGAGGACCCCGACGGGTCAAGCCCGGAATGACGTGGGTTCGGGCGGGGTGGGGGATGTTCTGCTGTAGTCGATGCTCCTGCGTCGCTCGACTCCAGCGGGGCGGGGGCCGGAGGGTGATCAGCCCAGGATGAAGGAATTTCCGCCGGTTTTGCTGATGCAGCCCTTTAGCTCGAGGTTCAGCAGCAGGGTGGAGAGTTTGCCGAACTTGTGTCCGGAGCGGAGCAGCAGTTCGTCGAAGCTCAGTTCGCGTTGTTCGCCGGTGAAGAGGTCATAGAGTTTTTGTTCGTCAGCGCTGAGCTGCGGCAATATCTCCAATTGCTGATCATCAGAGGCATCCAAGCCCAGAGCCGAGAGGATGTCCTCCGGTGAGGTAACGCACTGGGCGCCGTTTTTGATGAGGTAGTTCGGGCCCTGGGCGTTCGGATGGTTGATCTCGCCGGGAAGGGCCATCAGATCTCTGTTTTGCTCGATGGCGTGTTTGGCCGTGATCATGGCGCCGCTGTCCATCGGGCCTTCCACGATGAACACGCTGCTGGCGAGGGCGGAGATCACTCGGTTTCGCGCGACGAAATTCCAGGGATCGAGTTTGGTGCCGGGATCGAATTCGGAAACCAGGGCGCCTTGGGCGATGATCCGCTCGGCCAGGTCGCGGTTGTTCGGGGGATAGATGGTCTCGAGGCCTCCGGCGAGCACGGCGATGGTGCGGGAAGCGTTTTCCAGCGCGGTGGTGTGGGCCACGGTGTCGATGCCGTTGGCGAGGCCGCTGACGATGGTGGCGCCCTGTTTGCAAACCGGGCCCAGCAGTTTGGCGCAGCTGGCGCGGCCATAGGCGGTGGGTTTGCGGGTGCCCACCACGGCCAGGCACACCTGTTGCAGGGCGGCAGCCAGATCACCGCGATGCCAGAGGATCAGCGGCGGGGCCAGGATGTTGGCCAGGGCGGGGGGATAGTTTTCCGCGCCGTAAAACACCGCTTCGACGCGGTAATGCTGGCAGAGTTTGGTGATCTGTTGCAGCCGGGGATGCGGGACGGCCAGGCGCAGATGCTCACGCAGGGATGGTTCCAGCCGTTTGTCCGCCTGCAGGGGATGGTCTTTCCGGCCCACGAAAGCCAGCGGATCGGGATACTTGGCCAGCAGCTCCAGGGCGGCCTTGAGTTTCAGCCCCGGCGCGGATTTGAGGCAGAGCCAGGCCTGCAGATGTTCGGTCACAGGCTTTGCAGCAGTTTGAAGAGCCGGTACTTCAGCTCGTCCAGGTTGATCTGGCCCACGGCGGAGATGGAGATGGCGTCCACCCCGAACTCTTTCTGGAACTGGGCCCTGACGCCGGCCAGGATTTCCTCGCGGGCGTCGTCGGGAACGGTGTCCAGCTTGCTGAGGGCCACCAGGCAGGGTTTTTTGTCCATGAAGGGGTCATAGAAATAGAGCTCGGAACGCAGGGTGCGAAAGGCTTCCGCAGGGTCGGGCGCGCCGATGTCGATGAGAAAGAGCAGCAGGCTGGTGCGCTGAATGTGGCGCAGGAACTGGTGTCCGAGGCCTTTGCCCAGGTGAGCGCCCTCGATGATGCCGGGGATGTCCGCCATCACGAAGGACTGGTAATCGCTAACGCGCACCACGCCCAGCATGGGTT from Candidatus Cloacimonadota bacterium includes:
- the dprA gene encoding DNA-processing protein DprA is translated as MTEHLQAWLCLKSAPGLKLKAALELLAKYPDPLAFVGRKDHPLQADKRLEPSLREHLRLAVPHPRLQQITKLCQHYRVEAVFYGAENYPPALANILAPPLILWHRGDLAAALQQVCLAVVGTRKPTAYGRASCAKLLGPVCKQGATIVSGLANGIDTVAHTTALENASRTIAVLAGGLETIYPPNNRDLAERIIAQGALVSEFDPGTKLDPWNFVARNRVISALASSVFIVEGPMDSGAMITAKHAIEQNRDLMALPGEINHPNAQGPNYLIKNGAQCVTSPEDILSALGLDASDDQQLEILPQLSADEQKLYDLFTGEQRELSFDELLLRSGHKFGKLSTLLLNLELKGCISKTGGNSFILG